In Rhizobium sp. WYJ-E13, the following are encoded in one genomic region:
- a CDS encoding ABC transporter substrate-binding protein codes for MSVLKRAAFAAAIVLGACQTLAGEIKVGVIGQFSGPYALAGQQLRESIDVYVAQHGTKAGNDDITFVYKDIGGSNPALAKSLAEQLIVKDKVSILTGFFLSPEAAAVAPVINETKTPSVLSVSSAPQILRMSPYFVRAGQNIWQPAYAQADFAADSGKKRAYIAVADYAPGHEVQEAFTRRFKEKGGEIVGEDRMPLSTVDFAAFAERIANANPDVVVTFLPNGAPSVSFFNALAARGVNKSATVIAVAETDDPDLHLFGPNIVGVYSAIFYTGSLDNPQNAAFKQVMKERFGADHRVGVNNASPYDAVTLIYKMVEAQGKGDFDPDRAMAAIKGYEWKSPSGPKRIDPLTREMNHNIYIRQVQEIDGKLQNVVVKTYEMVGNPWADAHPE; via the coding sequence ATGTCAGTATTGAAGCGAGCGGCATTCGCTGCCGCGATCGTCCTTGGGGCGTGTCAAACCCTAGCAGGCGAGATCAAGGTCGGCGTCATCGGCCAGTTTTCCGGACCCTATGCTCTTGCGGGTCAGCAGCTGCGAGAATCGATAGATGTCTATGTCGCCCAACATGGGACGAAGGCCGGCAATGATGACATCACGTTCGTCTATAAGGACATTGGCGGCTCCAATCCGGCGCTCGCAAAGAGCCTCGCCGAACAGTTGATCGTCAAGGATAAGGTGTCGATATTGACCGGCTTCTTCCTGTCGCCTGAGGCCGCCGCGGTGGCTCCGGTCATCAATGAAACGAAAACCCCGTCCGTCTTGAGCGTATCCTCGGCGCCACAGATTCTGCGGATGTCACCCTATTTTGTACGGGCGGGTCAGAACATCTGGCAGCCAGCTTACGCGCAGGCCGATTTCGCCGCCGACAGCGGCAAGAAGCGCGCCTATATAGCGGTCGCCGACTATGCGCCTGGTCACGAAGTGCAGGAGGCTTTTACCCGGCGATTTAAGGAAAAAGGCGGCGAGATTGTCGGTGAGGATCGAATGCCCCTCAGCACAGTTGATTTCGCTGCGTTTGCTGAGCGGATCGCCAACGCGAACCCGGATGTGGTAGTCACTTTCCTGCCAAACGGGGCACCTTCCGTTTCATTCTTCAATGCCTTGGCGGCCAGAGGTGTAAACAAGAGCGCGACTGTCATCGCCGTGGCAGAAACCGACGATCCGGATCTCCATCTGTTTGGCCCGAACATCGTTGGCGTCTATTCAGCCATCTTTTATACGGGCTCCCTAGACAATCCGCAAAACGCTGCCTTCAAGCAGGTCATGAAAGAAAGATTCGGCGCGGATCATCGTGTCGGTGTCAACAATGCGTCGCCCTATGACGCCGTAACGCTGATCTATAAAATGGTAGAGGCGCAGGGTAAGGGTGACTTCGATCCCGACCGGGCGATGGCAGCCATAAAAGGCTATGAATGGAAAAGTCCGAGCGGGCCAAAGCGCATAGATCCGCTGACGCGCGAGATGAACCACAACATCTATATCCGCCAGGTTCAGGAAATCGACGGCAAACTGCAAAACGTCGTCGTCAAAACCTACGAGATGGTCGGAAATCCCTGGGCCGACGCTCACCCCGAATAA
- a CDS encoding DUF1330 domain-containing protein, whose product MKAWVIFERLEERNLDFVDDYREAAAASVALHQGRYLTVSFENPVVEGPGPASGPRMIAIKEFASREIAHRWFESDEYRLARKIRERGVTNRAMIIDVTPPAYAHEHEDSGMDNQCQPPAWVVFERLEERNLDFVPEYRKVAAASVAKYGGRYQTVSFLNTIIEGPDIGKGPNMISIIGFRSRTQAAAWFASPEYRQAIEIRRAGVTNRALIVDVVAPGYEHLHRA is encoded by the coding sequence ATGAAGGCCTGGGTGATTTTTGAAAGACTGGAGGAACGTAATCTCGATTTTGTCGATGACTACCGGGAAGCTGCGGCTGCGAGCGTTGCACTCCACCAAGGAAGGTACTTGACCGTCAGCTTTGAGAATCCGGTGGTTGAAGGCCCTGGCCCGGCCTCTGGTCCCCGGATGATCGCGATTAAGGAATTTGCCTCGCGGGAGATAGCGCATCGCTGGTTTGAATCCGACGAATATCGGCTGGCGCGGAAGATCCGCGAAAGAGGCGTTACCAACCGGGCCATGATCATTGACGTCACGCCTCCAGCCTATGCTCACGAACATGAAGATAGCGGCATGGACAACCAATGCCAGCCGCCAGCTTGGGTCGTGTTCGAGCGCTTGGAAGAGCGAAATCTGGATTTTGTTCCGGAATATCGCAAGGTCGCCGCTGCGAGCGTGGCAAAATACGGAGGCCGCTATCAAACGGTCAGTTTCCTGAACACGATCATCGAAGGTCCCGATATTGGCAAAGGGCCAAACATGATCAGCATTATCGGATTTCGTTCGCGAACCCAGGCAGCTGCTTGGTTTGCATCGCCGGAATATCGCCAGGCGATCGAAATCCGGCGCGCAGGCGTTACGAACCGAGCGCTGATCGTCGATGTGGTCGCGCCCGGATACGAACATCTGCACAGAGCCTAA
- a CDS encoding GntR family transcriptional regulator — translation MGIVDKKNLKVAVSDAETADRSVPLSEIAFRTIRQKILRGEIAPGEKLRIEVLQREHSLSSSPLREALNRLVAEGLVTSDDHRGFRAANMSASDLNDITSYRLVIEPAAVAQSVVNGTDEWEGHVVAAFHRLERVDAKVAQNQNEMNDEWTQRHKDFHMALVSAASSSRIVAACSSLFDHAERYRRFSLMNRTKPRNTAAEHRQLMEAAVGRQAELAAALLKEHIQLTAQNVLEIQLPKAGR, via the coding sequence ATGGGCATTGTGGATAAGAAAAACTTGAAAGTCGCTGTATCGGACGCCGAGACTGCGGACCGTTCGGTTCCCCTTTCCGAGATAGCCTTTCGGACCATACGCCAGAAGATCCTGCGGGGTGAAATCGCTCCAGGGGAAAAGTTGCGCATCGAGGTGCTGCAAAGAGAACACTCACTGTCGAGCAGCCCCCTGCGCGAAGCATTAAACCGACTGGTGGCAGAAGGTCTTGTTACATCTGACGACCACCGTGGATTTCGCGCCGCCAATATGTCGGCTTCCGATCTCAACGACATCACGAGCTATCGTCTGGTGATCGAGCCTGCAGCCGTCGCGCAATCAGTGGTCAACGGAACTGACGAGTGGGAGGGCCATGTTGTGGCCGCGTTTCATCGGCTAGAGCGGGTCGATGCCAAGGTCGCCCAAAACCAGAACGAGATGAATGACGAGTGGACGCAACGACACAAGGACTTCCACATGGCGCTCGTTTCGGCCGCGTCTTCTTCGCGTATCGTGGCTGCCTGCTCAAGTCTTTTCGATCATGCCGAGCGATATCGTCGGTTTTCGCTGATGAACCGTACTAAGCCACGCAATACGGCTGCGGAGCATCGCCAGCTTATGGAGGCAGCTGTCGGACGGCAAGCCGAATTGGCTGCAGCCCTTCTTAAAGAGCATATACAGTTGACCGCGCAAAACGTTCTTGAAATCCAATTGCCCAAGGCTGGTCGCTAG
- a CDS encoding zinc-binding dehydrogenase, with product MRAIVIREFGGPEVLRLETVPTPEPGAGWVTIAVHAVSVNRTLDLAVRAGRYARPVELPHVLGADPSGVIVALGAGVTRRRIGDRVVTSPFLKPTTQGEGTRLLGVQGWGGYAEFVTVPQEATFLIPPGLEFPQATVVSRHAPMAFHLLDEKARLTRGQWVLVMGASGGLGGVGVQVAKMLGATVIAGAGSDERVARALSLGADYGVNYQRDDLEAEVMRITQGHGVDVVYENVSDARLFPRAFASLARGGRLVTAGSHGGGTVPLDVSRLYMKQLAVIGSTGQTPSDMERSLIAAAQGHIVADIHATMPLEACAEAHRMLEAGEVTGKIVLTVTQRNKYDR from the coding sequence ATGCGTGCAATCGTCATTCGCGAGTTCGGCGGTCCTGAGGTGCTTAGGCTCGAGACCGTCCCGACCCCAGAGCCGGGCGCCGGCTGGGTGACGATTGCCGTCCATGCTGTATCTGTCAATCGAACGCTTGATCTTGCGGTGCGAGCGGGCCGATATGCGAGACCCGTTGAGTTGCCGCATGTGTTGGGCGCAGATCCATCCGGCGTAATCGTCGCGCTGGGTGCTGGTGTGACCAGACGGCGAATCGGAGACCGGGTGGTCACCTCGCCGTTTTTGAAGCCAACTACGCAGGGCGAGGGCACGCGCTTGCTGGGCGTGCAGGGCTGGGGCGGTTACGCCGAATTTGTCACCGTGCCGCAGGAGGCCACGTTCTTGATCCCCCCGGGGCTAGAGTTTCCACAAGCAACTGTTGTGTCGCGCCATGCGCCGATGGCGTTTCACCTCCTGGACGAAAAAGCCCGCCTGACGAGGGGGCAGTGGGTGCTCGTGATGGGAGCGTCCGGCGGGCTCGGGGGGGTCGGAGTTCAGGTTGCAAAAATGCTCGGAGCCACGGTCATCGCCGGTGCCGGCAGCGACGAAAGAGTTGCACGCGCTCTATCCCTGGGAGCAGACTACGGCGTAAACTACCAAAGAGACGATCTAGAGGCCGAGGTCATGCGCATCACGCAGGGCCATGGCGTCGACGTCGTCTATGAAAACGTTTCCGACGCCCGTCTGTTTCCGAGAGCCTTTGCGAGCTTGGCAAGAGGCGGACGTTTGGTGACGGCCGGCTCTCATGGAGGAGGCACGGTTCCCCTTGATGTCAGCCGTCTTTACATGAAACAGCTGGCAGTGATCGGCTCTACCGGCCAGACGCCCTCCGATATGGAGCGAAGCCTGATAGCCGCCGCACAAGGGCACATCGTCGCTGACATTCATGCGACAATGCCCTTGGAAGCCTGTGCAGAGGCCCATCGCATGCTGGAGGCGGGAGAGGTGACTGGGAAGATAGTGTTGACTGTCACGCAACGTAACAAGTATGACCGATAG
- a CDS encoding fumarylacetoacetate hydrolase family protein — translation MADQQSPTNVLKAKAEGIRIVTYKADRGERAGLLLGNQVYDAAGLTGDQRDLSVMSILTDWDNAVVRLSDALRSRLSNGHTPVHGAELMAPITAPGSIYCAGANYADHAAEMAKANGTQIRPKSDRSWHFLKSSRAVVGPNASVELPPNSSKIDWEVELAAIIGRKCKNVDLEHALDYVAGYAVAIDLSARDLSRRQDVADGSPFKMDWMSHKNFDGSCPIGPFIVPASEVGNPQDLGIELSVNGELKQKSTTAEMIFSLAEQIRDLSKQITLWPGDVILTGTPAGVGTSRGEFLKAGDVVSARIDGLGELRATMV, via the coding sequence ATGGCTGACCAGCAGAGCCCAACGAATGTATTGAAAGCAAAAGCTGAAGGCATCCGGATCGTAACCTATAAGGCAGATCGCGGTGAGCGCGCCGGGTTGCTGTTGGGAAACCAGGTTTATGATGCTGCTGGTTTGACCGGCGACCAACGCGATCTTTCGGTCATGTCTATTCTGACTGACTGGGACAATGCAGTGGTTCGCCTCTCAGATGCGCTTCGTTCCCGTCTTTCGAACGGGCACACGCCCGTACATGGTGCCGAACTCATGGCGCCCATCACTGCTCCTGGTTCGATTTACTGTGCCGGTGCCAATTACGCAGATCATGCCGCCGAAATGGCGAAGGCGAACGGTACGCAGATCCGCCCAAAGTCGGATCGCTCTTGGCATTTTCTCAAGAGCTCGCGGGCGGTGGTCGGACCCAATGCGTCCGTCGAGCTACCGCCGAACTCCTCGAAGATCGATTGGGAGGTTGAGCTTGCTGCCATTATCGGCCGCAAGTGCAAGAACGTGGATCTGGAGCACGCCCTCGACTACGTTGCTGGATACGCGGTCGCTATCGACCTCTCTGCGCGCGACTTGAGCCGGCGTCAGGATGTTGCTGATGGATCGCCATTCAAGATGGACTGGATGTCGCATAAGAACTTCGATGGCTCCTGCCCCATTGGGCCGTTTATCGTTCCGGCGAGCGAAGTCGGCAACCCTCAGGATCTGGGCATCGAACTATCGGTGAACGGCGAACTCAAGCAGAAATCCACAACAGCTGAAATGATCTTCTCGCTGGCCGAACAGATAAGGGATCTTTCCAAGCAGATAACACTTTGGCCAGGCGACGTCATATTGACTGGAACGCCTGCTGGCGTAGGGACGAGCCGCGGCGAGTTCCTGAAGGCGGGAGATGTCGTGTCTGCGCGTATCGATGGGCTCGGTGAGCTCCGCGCGACGATGGTATGA
- a CDS encoding SRPBCC family protein, with the protein MFAISATFEVNPAGTTVEISREAMWQGLVSKAEYAVPFVPAMEDCRIIERFEGGFIREIKLRGTVMRERIVFTPDVEVYFERIDPADGGWITNVISESEKGLLLTFTFALTFPGVAAGSAEEKKRGEEVKASYIVAIQGTIDETRRRVQSGEIFAQEGAA; encoded by the coding sequence ATGTTCGCGATTTCAGCAACGTTTGAGGTCAACCCCGCAGGAACGACTGTCGAAATCTCTCGTGAAGCCATGTGGCAGGGTTTGGTGTCCAAAGCCGAATACGCCGTTCCCTTCGTTCCGGCCATGGAAGATTGCCGCATCATCGAGCGCTTCGAGGGAGGTTTTATTAGAGAGATTAAGCTGCGCGGTACTGTCATGCGCGAGAGGATTGTCTTTACGCCGGACGTCGAAGTTTATTTTGAGCGCATCGATCCGGCCGACGGTGGCTGGATCACTAACGTAATAAGCGAGTCGGAAAAGGGACTTTTGCTGACCTTTACGTTCGCCCTTACCTTTCCGGGCGTCGCGGCGGGCTCGGCCGAGGAAAAGAAACGGGGCGAAGAGGTCAAAGCAAGCTACATCGTCGCCATTCAGGGAACGATCGACGAGACTCGTCGCCGCGTTCAGAGTGGAGAAATCTTTGCGCAAGAGGGAGCTGCGTGA